From a single Arachis hypogaea cultivar Tifrunner chromosome 3, arahy.Tifrunner.gnm2.J5K5, whole genome shotgun sequence genomic region:
- the LOC140183411 gene encoding uncharacterized protein: MLAYGVVDDVVDDYICIGESTIIECLEKFVEGVISVFEYEYLQKTNPNDVWKGMYMSGYHGVATIVLEVVASSDLWIWHAFFGVSGSNNDINVLDHSPVFDDILNDRASKMVFILNRPDLSNQSQSHKGRNVDHKQELG; the protein is encoded by the exons ATGTTAGCATATGGCGTAGTAgatgatgttgttgatgattataTATGCATAGGCGAGAGCACTATAATTGAATGCTTGgaaaaatttgttgaaggtgtTATTTCGGTGTTCGAGTATGAATACTTGCAAAAAACAAATCCAAATGAC GTGTGGAAAGgtatgtacatgagtggttatcATGGGGTTGCAACCATAGTACTTGAGGTTGTAGCATCTTCAGACCTTTGGATATGGCATGCGTTCTTTGGAGTTTCTGGTTCAAATAATGATATCAACGTATTAGATCATTCTCCAGTGTTCGATGATATTCTAAATGACCGTGCTTCGAag ATGGTATTTATCCTGAATAGGCCAgatttgtcaaatcaatctcaaagccaTAAGGGGAGAAAC